The window GATCTGCAGTGCAGGAAAGGCTTTATTATCTATCCAGGAGAAGATTCTTATCCTGTTTCCAATGAGGTCGATGTATTGCCGTTGAAAAAAATTCAAGCGCTGTTCAATGGCGGAAAAGGCTAAAGCGATACTTTTTTCGTTCCTAGCAAATTAAATTTCACTTTTTGCCAGGACTGGATCTGGATCCCTCTATGGAAGTATGATTCTGTTCCGTCTCAGTCGGAAATGGACTTTCGTACCGTTTGTCTTAACATTGGGAAGCAGAAGGGATGGCAACAATATGTTCTATTTATTGATGCGTAAATGCTTAGTTTCTCGTCGGTTTTCTTTACAGTGCTCAAATTTATAGATAGTCTTATAATTATGGTTAGTTACCTATATAATCATGAAAAATAAACTCTATATTTGTAAATTTTCTTTACAGCTAATTTACTAAGAAAAAAATAAATAACATCCTTATTAGTTGTATTTTATATGTTTTATATGATTGGCATTAGACTTGCTCTTGATCCTTTACATTGCGTCAACTAATAAATAATCCAGAAAGGTAATGTATGAAAAAGCTTATCTTAGCAGTTTTGTTTGGATTGTTATTAACTTCTCATGCTTATGCCGATTCGCTCAAAATCTTCATGAGCGGGATGGATTGGACTTATAATAATGGCATTTTGTCTGATAGTGGTGGTATTTCAGGAAGCGATGCTCTTGACTATGCTTCTTTTAAGGTAAATAATTTACTATATAAGGGATTGAACAGTGATATTGTCTTTGATGCTTACATTCCTCTGGCATCGCTTTCCGGTGGATCGGGGACGTTTACACCTGGAGAAGCAACTTTCAGTTTTCTGGTAGGGACTGAAGGGATTTCACTATATCTTACCGACTATTTAATAGTAGGCCAAAATAGTGGTTATGACCTTTCATTAACTGGCATTTTGGTGAAATCAGAAATTTCTTCTCAAAACCTGCCTTATGGTTTTATTATGAACGAGCCCATCACCTTAACATTTTCGGCATCAGGAGAAACGGAAACGGCACTTAGCGGAACAGGTGAAGTCAAGGCTGCTCTACTCGTTCCCGAACCAGCCACATTACTTCTTCTTGGTCTTGGTATGGTCGGATTGGGAGGGGTGTGGAGAAGGTTCCA is drawn from Syntrophus gentianae and contains these coding sequences:
- a CDS encoding PEP-CTERM sorting domain-containing protein, which produces MKKLILAVLFGLLLTSHAYADSLKIFMSGMDWTYNNGILSDSGGISGSDALDYASFKVNNLLYKGLNSDIVFDAYIPLASLSGGSGTFTPGEATFSFLVGTEGISLYLTDYLIVGQNSGYDLSLTGILVKSEISSQNLPYGFIMNEPITLTFSASGETETALSGTGEVKAALLVPEPATLLLLGLGMVGLGGVWRRFQS